A single region of the Thermoleophilum album genome encodes:
- a CDS encoding adenylate/guanylate cyclase domain-containing protein, giving the protein MRVLRALYRLLGHRYLALFAAFEVFSAVVITVATVALFALYTDMRPREFVEVMAVALACVSVSLALAIRRGARAARPLLEWIRRGRPDADVRGAWSCAVDLPREVIVETSWRPFVLVSVPVAAYYTVRFGLPLWATVVIALSALVSVAYAAVLYFLAAEQFMRPVLEDIAGRLPTDLTGIPRGISLRWKLLGVLPVMNVATGVVVAGLSSPGEGTLFQLGVDVLLAVAAAFTVSLQLTWLISRSVLAQVEELTRATARVAEGDLSTRARVTSGDELGALAASFNAMVRGLAERETLREAFGTYLGAREVVERVVEEGEMLAGQEVDVTVLFCDIRGFTSFAERATPRETVQLLNRYYDAAIPEVNRCRGHANKLLGDGFLAVFGAPERLDDHADRALEAAVAIARRTADRLPPGLGVGIGLNSGPVVVGSVGGGGRLDFTVIGDAVNVAARVERATRRTSDTILLTEATRSRLRRTAVGLVPRGTIELRGKSRPVEIYAVELAGSGRVATTGAAVVEERQSG; this is encoded by the coding sequence ATGCGCGTGCTGCGCGCCCTCTACCGGCTTCTCGGCCACCGGTATCTCGCGCTGTTCGCGGCGTTCGAGGTCTTCTCGGCAGTTGTGATCACGGTCGCCACCGTGGCGCTGTTCGCCCTCTACACCGACATGCGGCCGCGCGAGTTCGTCGAGGTGATGGCCGTGGCGCTCGCCTGCGTGAGTGTTTCGCTCGCACTGGCCATCCGGCGCGGCGCGCGGGCGGCGCGGCCGCTGCTCGAGTGGATCCGCCGCGGGCGACCGGACGCAGACGTGCGCGGCGCTTGGTCGTGTGCCGTCGACCTTCCGCGCGAGGTGATCGTCGAGACCAGCTGGCGCCCGTTCGTGCTCGTGTCGGTGCCTGTCGCTGCGTACTACACGGTGCGCTTCGGCCTGCCGCTGTGGGCGACGGTGGTGATCGCTTTGAGCGCTCTCGTGTCGGTCGCTTACGCGGCGGTCCTCTACTTCCTCGCTGCCGAGCAGTTCATGCGCCCGGTGCTGGAGGACATCGCCGGTCGTCTGCCCACCGATCTGACTGGGATTCCTCGCGGCATCTCGTTGCGCTGGAAGCTGCTCGGAGTGTTGCCGGTGATGAACGTCGCCACGGGAGTGGTGGTGGCGGGCCTGTCCTCTCCCGGCGAGGGCACCCTGTTTCAGCTCGGTGTCGATGTGCTGCTCGCAGTCGCGGCCGCTTTCACTGTGTCGCTCCAGCTCACCTGGTTGATATCGCGCTCGGTGCTTGCCCAGGTCGAGGAGCTCACGCGCGCGACGGCCCGTGTCGCCGAGGGCGACCTGTCGACCAGGGCGCGGGTGACGTCCGGTGACGAGCTCGGTGCGCTGGCCGCCAGCTTCAACGCGATGGTTCGCGGACTCGCTGAACGGGAGACCTTGCGCGAAGCCTTCGGCACGTATCTGGGCGCGCGCGAGGTCGTCGAGCGCGTCGTCGAAGAAGGCGAGATGCTCGCAGGACAGGAGGTCGACGTAACGGTGTTGTTCTGCGACATCCGCGGCTTCACGAGTTTCGCCGAGCGAGCTACGCCGCGCGAGACGGTTCAGCTTCTGAACCGCTACTACGACGCAGCTATCCCCGAGGTGAATCGCTGCCGCGGGCACGCCAACAAGCTGCTCGGCGACGGCTTCTTGGCGGTGTTCGGCGCGCCCGAGCGCCTCGACGACCACGCTGACCGCGCGCTCGAGGCAGCCGTCGCGATCGCGCGCCGAACGGCGGACCGCTTACCTCCGGGGCTGGGCGTCGGGATCGGCCTGAACTCGGGTCCGGTTGTCGTCGGTTCGGTCGGCGGCGGCGGCCGGCTCGACTTCACGGTGATCGGCGACGCCGTCAACGTCGCCGCGCGCGTCGAGCGCGCGACGAGACGCACGAGCGACACGATCCTCTTGACCGAGGCAACGCGGTCGCGCTTGCGGCGCACGGCCGTTGGGCTCGTGCCGCGCGGGACAATCGAGCTTCGCGGCAAGAGCCGTCCGGTCGAGATCTACGCCGTCGAGCTGGCGGGCAGCGGGCGTGTTGCCACCACCGGCGCAGCGGTCGTCGAGGAACGACAGAGCGGCTGA
- a CDS encoding MlaD family protein, translating into MMTRGLRTGQLVAIVGFSLSCFLILIFLWVAFGGTLPLAPQSYRLQVAFPEAAQLADEADVRISGVNVGKVKDKRLDLRSGRTLATLEIEPDFAPLPRDTRAILRQKTLLGETYVELTPGHRSAGTLPDGARLPDSQVQRTVELDEIFRAFDPETRRNFQEWMQELAAVGRNTADRDLNDAFGNFPRFAADATDLLRIADEQRRAVRTLVRDGGTALGAVTARRGELRRLVEGTAGTFAATASRDRALAETFRIFPVFLAEARATMRTLEDFSGRTRPVIRTLRQPADDLRPTLRALRQLSPDLRALFRQLDPLIATGRRTLPDLERLLRGADPLFEAARVFFPELNPILAYFNFHQATIAGFLSNAGPDLSSKVGGTRGQTQVGIIDSRSLALRMTRPDWERGNAYLQPNAIERATALGTFESFDCSPAGGEQPNPNDALDAPPIPLIKDAAKRPPCFEAPPSLYDGKLFVIPQRGDARLRPRPTGRAGNRPAVDPNPDDPAR; encoded by the coding sequence ATGATGACGCGCGGGTTGCGCACGGGACAACTCGTCGCGATCGTCGGCTTCAGCCTCTCGTGCTTCCTGATCCTGATCTTTTTGTGGGTGGCGTTCGGCGGCACCCTGCCGCTTGCGCCGCAGTCGTACCGGCTGCAGGTCGCCTTTCCCGAGGCTGCCCAGCTCGCCGACGAGGCGGACGTGCGCATCTCGGGCGTGAACGTCGGCAAGGTCAAGGACAAGCGGCTCGACCTGCGTAGCGGCCGCACGCTCGCCACGCTCGAGATCGAGCCCGATTTCGCTCCGCTCCCGCGCGACACCCGGGCGATCCTGCGGCAGAAGACGCTGCTCGGCGAGACGTATGTCGAGTTGACGCCAGGGCACCGGTCGGCAGGGACGCTCCCCGACGGTGCGCGGCTTCCCGACTCGCAAGTCCAGCGAACCGTCGAGCTCGACGAGATCTTCCGCGCCTTCGACCCCGAGACGCGGCGCAACTTCCAAGAGTGGATGCAGGAGCTCGCGGCCGTTGGGCGCAACACAGCCGACCGCGACCTCAACGACGCCTTCGGCAACTTCCCGCGCTTCGCGGCCGACGCGACCGACCTGTTGCGAATCGCCGACGAACAGCGGCGTGCGGTGCGGACGCTGGTGCGCGATGGTGGCACCGCGCTCGGGGCGGTCACCGCCCGTCGCGGCGAGCTGCGCCGCCTGGTCGAGGGAACGGCGGGAACGTTCGCGGCTACCGCCTCGCGCGACCGCGCGCTCGCCGAGACCTTCCGCATCTTCCCCGTCTTCCTCGCCGAGGCGCGCGCGACGATGCGCACGCTCGAGGATTTCTCGGGCCGCACGCGCCCGGTGATTCGCACGCTGCGCCAGCCGGCCGACGATCTCCGGCCCACCCTGCGCGCGCTGCGCCAGCTCTCGCCCGATCTGCGCGCGCTCTTCCGCCAGCTCGATCCGCTGATCGCCACCGGGCGTCGCACGCTCCCCGATCTGGAGCGCCTCTTGCGCGGCGCCGACCCGCTGTTCGAGGCGGCGCGCGTGTTCTTCCCCGAGCTCAACCCGATCCTCGCCTACTTCAACTTCCACCAAGCGACGATCGCCGGTTTCCTGTCCAACGCTGGCCCGGATCTTTCGAGCAAGGTCGGCGGCACCCGCGGACAGACACAGGTCGGCATCATCGACTCACGGTCGCTCGCGTTGCGGATGACGCGCCCAGATTGGGAGCGCGGTAACGCCTATCTGCAACCGAACGCGATCGAGCGCGCGACCGCGCTAGGCACCTTCGAGAGCTTCGACTGCTCGCCCGCGGGAGGGGAGCAGCCCAACCCGAACGATGCGCTCGACGCGCCGCCGATCCCGCTGATCAAGGACGCAGCTAAGAGGCCGCCATGCTTCGAGGCCCCACCTTCGCTCTACGACGGCAAGCTGTTCGTAATCCCGCAGCGGGGCGACGCGCGGTTGCGTCCGCGACCGACAGGTCGCGCCGGCAATAGGCCCGCGGTCGACCCGAATCCCGACGATCCGGCGCGCTAG
- a CDS encoding MlaD family protein — translation MRQALRRHLRDIVALIGAAALGLGVAGYILANQAGVRIPLFEPQPFRIYAELSSAQAVTPGQGQSVRVAGVEIGQVASVELEQGRAVVGLDIDPRYRQLVRSDATALLRSRTGLKDMFIEVDPGDGPRIAEGARIPLSDTLPDVNQDEVLASLDADTRDYLKLLITGAGKGFDGNGTRLGEALARLGPLHRDLARFASALAERRRNLRRVVHEYGRVMGELARRDRTVRALVRDSNRVFAAFASEDRNLRGTVRRLPGALDTTRAALVRVEPFARELRPSLRQLIPVVRELPATNAALRELAEARTATVRDRIRPFARESAPFLLRLGVAGSGLAQGAPEITGTLLRLNRLFNIGAYNPGGDEEISESCEREGRCTAAERNRNEGYLYWLAWTGNNTVSLFSTSDATGPYRRISIGGLSCGLVAALLLQQLDQIPASLGGLRNELTDQLNTVLNALDESGVSLLAGDCDLRGSGGGGGG, via the coding sequence GTGAGGCAGGCGCTGCGGCGACACTTGCGCGACATCGTCGCTCTGATCGGTGCGGCTGCTCTCGGGCTCGGCGTCGCCGGTTACATCCTTGCCAACCAGGCGGGAGTGCGCATCCCGCTCTTCGAACCGCAGCCCTTCCGCATCTACGCCGAGCTGTCGAGCGCCCAAGCTGTCACGCCCGGGCAGGGGCAGAGCGTGCGCGTCGCGGGTGTCGAGATCGGTCAGGTCGCTTCGGTCGAACTCGAACAGGGACGCGCGGTCGTAGGTCTCGACATCGATCCGCGCTACCGCCAGCTGGTGCGCAGCGACGCCACGGCTCTGCTGCGGTCTAGGACCGGGCTCAAAGACATGTTCATCGAGGTCGATCCGGGCGACGGTCCACGCATCGCCGAGGGCGCCCGCATACCGCTGTCCGACACCCTGCCGGACGTCAACCAGGACGAGGTGCTGGCGTCGCTCGACGCTGACACGCGCGACTACCTGAAGCTCCTGATCACGGGCGCCGGCAAAGGTTTCGACGGCAACGGCACGCGGCTCGGCGAGGCGCTCGCACGGCTCGGTCCCCTGCATCGCGACCTTGCGCGCTTCGCATCCGCGCTCGCGGAGCGCCGGCGCAACCTGCGTCGTGTCGTGCACGAGTACGGACGCGTGATGGGCGAGCTGGCGCGTCGCGACCGCACAGTGCGCGCACTCGTGCGCGACTCGAACCGCGTGTTCGCGGCGTTCGCGAGCGAAGATCGCAACTTGCGCGGAACCGTGCGCCGCCTGCCCGGCGCGCTCGACACGACGCGCGCGGCGCTGGTGCGCGTCGAGCCCTTCGCGCGCGAGCTGCGGCCCTCTTTGCGCCAGCTGATCCCGGTCGTGCGCGAGCTGCCCGCTACCAACGCGGCTCTGCGCGAACTTGCCGAGGCGCGCACGGCGACGGTGCGCGACCGCATCAGACCCTTCGCGCGCGAGAGCGCTCCGTTCCTGTTGCGACTCGGGGTTGCCGGGTCGGGGCTCGCGCAAGGTGCGCCCGAGATCACCGGCACGCTGCTGCGGCTCAACCGGCTCTTCAACATCGGTGCCTACAACCCGGGTGGCGACGAGGAGATAAGCGAGAGCTGCGAGCGCGAGGGGCGCTGCACCGCAGCCGAGCGCAACCGCAACGAGGGCTACCTCTACTGGCTCGCCTGGACAGGCAACAACACCGTTTCGCTGTTCAGCACCTCCGACGCGACGGGGCCGTACCGACGGATCTCGATCGGGGGGCTGAGCTGCGGTTTGGTCGCCGCCCTGTTGCTTCAACAGCTCGATCAGATACCCGCCTCGCTCGGAGGCCTTCGTAACGAGCTGACCGACCAGCTCAACACCGTGCTGAACGCGCTCGACGAGAGCGGCGTGTCGCTACTCGCCGGCGACTGCGATCTGCGCGGCTCGGGAGGGGGTGGTGGCGGATGA
- a CDS encoding MlaD family protein, whose translation MIRRRRKATRRWTDASPLRAGVLALTVLVLASWFGFTRDNPFSRPFVLRAVFADAANLQPRSPVRIAGVDVGKVTKIEPLDSERGGAIVTIELSRKALPIHQDARIKIRSRIFLEGNFFVDIQPGSPSAPELADGDTVPMSQTAAPVQFVRVLEVFQRDVRADLKSLLRELSIGLERGAAGFREGARFWEAAYRFSALANDAALGLDRSRDIPRVLRAQQRAFAAIAADADALRALIDNLERTAAALAAERDPLARSLPALRDTLRRALPTLRELNSSLPTLRLFAREALPGVRTAPPALRAGTPFLAQLRLALREREIGALATAVRASAPALVRLNNLSVPLAEQGRSLSRCVNRVLVPFIRTPIPNPDEPGNDNQLVRYQLQRGFPGLAGESRLSDGNNQMFNTMAVLPPMMVRPGPPLDPSQPPPHRPDVPCETQEPPNLHAPGGPASAFNVRGSAGAAALRRQAAARRELDRGALARAARAFRRFDELLSEARARLAALNERAAKTRARRARQPEGREQR comes from the coding sequence GTGATCCGGCGGCGAAGAAAGGCGACGCGACGCTGGACCGATGCCTCGCCGTTGCGCGCAGGTGTGCTCGCCCTCACCGTGCTCGTGCTCGCGAGCTGGTTCGGCTTCACGCGCGACAACCCCTTCTCGCGGCCCTTCGTGTTGCGAGCGGTGTTCGCCGACGCCGCCAACCTGCAGCCGCGCTCGCCTGTGCGCATCGCCGGCGTCGACGTCGGCAAGGTGACGAAGATCGAGCCGCTCGACAGCGAGCGCGGCGGCGCGATCGTGACGATTGAGCTTTCGCGCAAGGCGCTGCCGATCCACCAAGACGCGCGCATCAAGATCCGCTCGCGGATCTTCCTCGAAGGCAACTTCTTCGTCGACATACAGCCCGGTTCGCCTTCGGCACCCGAGCTTGCCGACGGCGACACGGTGCCGATGTCGCAGACCGCCGCACCAGTCCAGTTCGTGCGCGTGCTCGAGGTCTTCCAGCGCGACGTGCGGGCCGACCTCAAGAGCCTTTTGCGGGAGCTATCGATCGGGCTCGAGCGCGGCGCCGCCGGTTTCCGCGAGGGCGCCCGTTTCTGGGAGGCCGCCTACCGCTTCTCGGCGCTCGCCAACGACGCGGCGTTGGGGCTCGACAGGAGCCGCGATATCCCGCGCGTTTTGCGCGCCCAACAGCGCGCTTTCGCCGCGATCGCCGCCGACGCCGACGCGCTGCGCGCACTGATCGACAACCTCGAGCGCACCGCCGCTGCTCTCGCCGCCGAGCGCGATCCGCTCGCCCGCTCGCTGCCGGCGCTGCGCGACACGCTGCGTCGAGCGCTGCCGACGCTGCGCGAGCTGAACTCGTCGCTGCCGACGTTGCGCCTGTTCGCGCGCGAAGCTCTCCCGGGGGTTCGCACCGCCCCGCCGGCGCTGCGCGCCGGCACGCCGTTCCTCGCCCAGCTGAGGCTGGCGCTGCGCGAGAGGGAGATCGGCGCCCTCGCCACCGCCGTGCGCGCTTCGGCTCCCGCCCTCGTGCGGCTCAACAACCTCTCGGTTCCCCTCGCCGAACAAGGACGCTCGCTGTCGCGCTGCGTCAACCGCGTGCTGGTGCCGTTCATCCGCACGCCGATCCCGAATCCCGACGAGCCCGGCAACGACAACCAGCTCGTCCGCTACCAGCTGCAGCGCGGCTTCCCCGGTCTCGCCGGCGAGAGCCGACTCTCCGACGGCAACAACCAGATGTTCAACACCATGGCGGTGCTGCCGCCGATGATGGTGCGGCCGGGACCGCCGCTCGACCCCTCGCAACCGCCGCCGCACCGGCCGGACGTTCCCTGCGAGACGCAGGAGCCGCCGAACCTGCACGCCCCGGGCGGCCCGGCTTCGGCCTTCAACGTGCGCGGTAGCGCCGGCGCAGCGGCGCTGCGCCGCCAGGCGGCAGCCCGGCGTGAGCTCGACCGCGGCGCACTGGCACGGGCAGCGCGTGCGTTCCGGCGCTTCGACGAGCTGCTGTCGGAGGCACGGGCGCGGCTGGCGGCGTTGAACGAGCGGGCCGCCAAGACCAGGGCGCGCCGCGCGCGCCAGCCGGAGGGGAGGGAGCAGCGGTGA